The following coding sequences are from one Nitrospinota bacterium window:
- a CDS encoding FAD-dependent oxidoreductase, translating to AQGRSFRPDQAAKLNRLVAGGRLKFDAAAQPQSRRQLVGIDEKVRPQRQPAASLAERLAWLKDAGLPGEAVSADELRKLEPALSPHILGGLLLPEDWHVNNRKMTQAYAQAAEGCGAIIHPDRPATELLVDGGRVIGVATPSGPVHAGVTINCAGPWASELAATAGLTLPMEPVKGQLLGLEVSPPPVRHVIYSSQAYVVPRLGGEVILGTTEEWVGFNIEPTPAGMAAILSGAVGVCPALGEAPFRRAWAGLRPCPPDLLPYLGWDPRVEGLAVATGHHRNGILLAPITARALKELLFDETPSVDLAPFQVDRHPSAA from the coding sequence CGGCTCAAGGCCGTTCCTTCCGCCCCGATCAGGCGGCGAAACTCAATCGGCTCGTTGCCGGCGGCCGTTTGAAGTTTGACGCGGCCGCGCAGCCGCAGAGTCGTCGGCAGCTTGTCGGCATCGACGAGAAAGTTCGACCGCAACGACAACCGGCGGCCTCCCTCGCCGAGCGGCTGGCCTGGCTAAAGGACGCGGGGCTACCTGGCGAGGCGGTATCGGCCGACGAGCTCCGGAAGCTCGAGCCTGCTCTATCCCCCCATATTCTCGGCGGCCTGCTCCTACCCGAGGACTGGCACGTAAACAACCGAAAGATGACCCAGGCTTACGCCCAGGCGGCCGAGGGGTGCGGAGCAATAATCCATCCCGATCGGCCGGCGACCGAATTGCTCGTCGACGGCGGGCGGGTCATCGGGGTCGCGACACCTTCGGGCCCCGTCCACGCCGGGGTGACGATCAACTGCGCGGGCCCCTGGGCGAGCGAACTCGCGGCGACGGCGGGGCTCACCCTCCCGATGGAGCCCGTCAAGGGCCAGCTATTGGGCCTGGAGGTCTCGCCTCCACCTGTCCGGCACGTCATCTACTCCAGCCAGGCCTACGTGGTGCCCCGCCTCGGAGGAGAGGTGATACTTGGGACCACCGAGGAGTGGGTCGGCTTCAACATCGAGCCCACACCCGCCGGCATGGCCGCAATCTTGAGCGGCGCCGTCGGGGTCTGCCCGGCTTTGGGCGAGGCCCCCTTCCGGCGGGCCTGGGCGGGGCTTCGGCCGTGTCCGCCCGACCTGCTGCCCTACCTGGGATGGGACCCTAGAGTGGAAGGCCTCGCCGTGGCGACGGGCCACCATCGTAACGGCATCCTGCTGGCCCCGATAACCGCCCGGGCGTTGAAGGAGCTCCTCTTCGATGAGACCCCGTCGGTGGATCTGGCGCCTTTCCAGGTCGACCGGCATCCCTCGGCCGCCTAA
- a CDS encoding glutaredoxin — MRAEQLLAKKGFDIDEKIDIVAEPDRRQAMVEETGRQTVPQIFIDGHHVGGYDDLKALNDAGKLDEMLGTG, encoded by the coding sequence ATGCGGGCCGAGCAGTTGCTCGCCAAGAAGGGCTTCGACATAGATGAGAAGATCGACATAGTGGCCGAGCCCGACCGCCGCCAGGCGATGGTTGAGGAGACGGGTCGCCAGACTGTGCCGCAGATCTTTATCGACGGCCACCACGTTGGCGGATATGACGACCTCAAGGCCCTGAACGACGCAGGCAAGCTAGATGAGATGCTGGGGACGGGCTAG
- a CDS encoding tetratricopeptide repeat protein: MLSRRGLIGSLCRLLFTLAALIVLAAPAAAQSTQPPEDKLRATVAKWEQAVKENPTDATLRVNLGAAYAATGRPGKAIGQFKRAIALNPSMVEAQVNLGVAYARAGDPDKAIAAFNEAIRTNPSFATAHANLAGLYEEQGALEQALKHYEKAAAIDPDGPEAHFFLGRVYLKKEQWAEALAANRRALELDDSLHGAYNNMGLAYRSLGKLAEARQAYRRAIKINPNYVDAYYNLALSYEYNPQGVRYGQGADLKQAKQLYRKVLALKPSMAEAHLNLGAVAADQGKMKEALSSLKRAIEIKPTLTEDHARAWDKLGEVYFNLGRYASAIRAIRKAIALNPGYAKAHANLGRTYLEQQRLEDAAREYRTATRLDPGLVKARTNLGAIYASLGRLDDAIGELEEAVAINPDHREAHTNLAIIYHFTKQLDKARAHFKRAEELGYRFHQETGEALKEATPKRRR, from the coding sequence ATGCTATCTCGTCGAGGTCTCATAGGCAGCCTCTGCCGCTTGCTCTTCACCCTGGCTGCGCTCATCGTTCTCGCCGCGCCGGCCGCCGCCCAGTCTACCCAGCCTCCTGAGGACAAACTTAGGGCCACCGTCGCCAAATGGGAGCAGGCGGTCAAGGAGAATCCTACCGACGCGACCCTCCGGGTCAACCTGGGGGCCGCCTACGCCGCCACGGGGAGGCCCGGCAAGGCGATCGGCCAGTTCAAGCGGGCCATCGCTCTCAATCCCTCCATGGTCGAGGCCCAGGTCAACCTCGGAGTAGCCTACGCCCGCGCGGGAGACCCCGACAAAGCCATCGCAGCCTTCAATGAAGCCATTCGTACCAACCCCTCCTTCGCCACCGCCCACGCCAACCTAGCAGGGCTCTACGAGGAGCAGGGAGCCCTTGAACAAGCCCTGAAACACTACGAGAAGGCCGCGGCTATCGACCCCGACGGCCCAGAAGCCCACTTCTTCTTGGGCCGGGTCTACCTCAAGAAAGAGCAGTGGGCCGAGGCTCTCGCCGCCAACCGCCGGGCCCTGGAGCTCGACGACTCCCTCCATGGCGCTTACAACAACATGGGGCTCGCATACCGAAGCCTCGGGAAGCTCGCGGAGGCCCGTCAAGCCTACCGACGCGCCATCAAGATCAATCCCAACTACGTGGATGCCTACTACAACCTGGCTCTCTCCTACGAGTACAACCCCCAAGGGGTGCGGTACGGCCAGGGTGCCGACCTCAAGCAGGCCAAGCAGCTCTACCGGAAGGTCTTGGCCCTTAAGCCATCCATGGCCGAGGCCCACCTCAACCTGGGGGCGGTGGCCGCTGACCAAGGCAAGATGAAAGAAGCCCTCTCCAGCCTCAAGCGGGCGATTGAGATCAAGCCGACCCTCACTGAGGACCATGCCCGGGCCTGGGACAAACTGGGGGAGGTCTACTTCAATCTGGGCCGGTATGCCTCTGCAATCCGGGCCATCCGGAAGGCCATCGCCTTGAATCCCGGCTACGCAAAGGCCCACGCGAACCTCGGCCGCACCTACCTCGAGCAGCAGCGCCTCGAAGACGCCGCCCGCGAGTATCGGACCGCCACCCGCCTCGACCCGGGCTTAGTCAAGGCCCGAACCAACCTGGGGGCCATCTACGCCAGCTTGGGCCGTCTCGATGATGCCATCGGCGAGCTGGAAGAGGCGGTGGCCATCAACCCCGACCACCGGGAGGCGCACACAAACCTCGCCATCATCTACCACTTCACCAAGCAGCTCGACAAAGCCCGCGCCCACTTCAAGCGGGCCGAGGAGCTAGGCTACCGCTTCCACCAGGAGACGGGCGAGGCCCTCAAGGAGGCGACCCCCAAGCGCCGTCGCTGA
- a CDS encoding STAS domain-containing protein: MAYLTLRPAAVLDEESFEEFLGDLAERPARPGEEAIIDCTAVQFVDPFGMVGLLEVGRLLARQGVRCTLKVPASQDMESYLERMEFFRHAQAYFHLQRQESLFPSQPTRSSASDILLEITPIVRSDDVHQVVETVRERARTILERHLRYPKEAIDGFCVSLAELCQNIVEHSEDAGLVGIQKYFFARRLGRNAVKIAVMDLGVGIRRSLEERLVAQFGSAWGDLLALERALFHGASRYDDVGRGHGLAAVRRFVTRWKGKLVLRSGTARLSLIPPWARGRAKAEGLPAFPGTQIAMILPEVI; the protein is encoded by the coding sequence ATGGCCTACCTCACGCTCAGGCCGGCTGCCGTTCTGGACGAGGAATCCTTCGAGGAGTTCCTCGGAGACCTGGCGGAGCGGCCGGCCCGGCCGGGTGAAGAGGCGATAATCGATTGCACGGCGGTCCAGTTCGTCGACCCCTTCGGCATGGTGGGCCTGCTCGAAGTCGGCCGCCTGCTCGCCCGCCAAGGGGTTCGCTGCACTCTCAAGGTGCCTGCCTCCCAAGACATGGAAAGCTACCTGGAGCGGATGGAGTTCTTCCGCCATGCTCAGGCCTATTTCCACCTCCAGCGCCAAGAATCCCTCTTTCCTTCTCAACCTACCCGCTCATCCGCGTCGGACATCCTTCTGGAAATTACCCCCATCGTCCGCTCCGACGACGTCCACCAAGTGGTGGAGACGGTGCGCGAGCGGGCCCGGACCATCCTGGAGCGCCACCTCCGCTACCCCAAGGAGGCCATCGACGGCTTCTGCGTGTCGCTGGCCGAGCTCTGCCAGAACATCGTCGAGCACAGCGAAGACGCCGGTTTGGTGGGTATTCAGAAATACTTCTTCGCCCGCCGCCTGGGGCGGAACGCCGTCAAGATCGCTGTTATGGACCTGGGGGTGGGTATACGTCGCTCTCTGGAGGAGCGGCTGGTGGCCCAGTTCGGCTCGGCGTGGGGCGACCTCCTCGCCCTGGAGCGGGCCCTCTTCCACGGGGCGAGCCGCTACGACGATGTCGGCCGAGGCCACGGCCTGGCCGCCGTTCGCAGATTCGTGACCCGCTGGAAGGGCAAGCTCGTCTTAAGAAGCGGCACCGCCCGCCTGAGCCTAATCCCCCCGTGGGCCCGGGGGCGGGCCAAAGCCGAGGGGCTGCCCGCCTTCCCCGGCACCCAGATCGCCATGATCCTGCCCGAAGTTATCTAG
- a CDS encoding MFS transporter, whose protein sequence is MTPAADTHRTPASTWWWYGTVIVAASFAIFTVVYGVRLSFAIFFVALLKEFGWSRTLLAGVFSLGTLIFGCASPVVGILLDKHGARRVMLVGTVLMGTSLLLCSRVSALWQLYLLYGVVLSVGIGFLGLVPHVGLLSRWFVRRFSSAIGIASAGVGISMLAFGPLVQVIIDRFGWRWAFVALACFVGAVVAPLVLWVLKETPEEVGRGPDGEPLGAEREDSDTDDAEEEWTLARAATTVPFWALVGCFFFTPLGIFPIVVHHVVYLVDAGFSALFAATIFGFQGLMSAVGKMTIGYLADRLSRPGAILLSFGLSAAGILVLLTVRDPSDVWRVYLFAAAFGFALGTRGPLVSAATADHFRGKRFGTIYGFVHFGNGVGGALGPLLAGYLFDVSGSYAPGFLIASACLVVAAGTLLLAVRWPRATLRTAS, encoded by the coding sequence ATGACGCCGGCCGCTGACACCCACCGGACCCCCGCCTCCACGTGGTGGTGGTACGGGACGGTCATCGTGGCCGCCTCCTTCGCCATCTTCACGGTTGTCTACGGCGTTCGGCTCTCCTTCGCGATATTCTTCGTGGCGCTCCTCAAGGAGTTTGGCTGGAGCCGGACCCTCCTGGCAGGGGTATTCTCGCTCGGCACCCTCATCTTTGGGTGCGCTTCACCGGTTGTGGGCATCCTGCTCGATAAGCACGGCGCCCGGCGGGTGATGCTCGTGGGGACGGTCTTGATGGGGACGAGCCTGCTGCTTTGCAGCCGCGTAAGCGCCCTATGGCAGCTCTACCTCCTATACGGGGTGGTCCTCTCAGTGGGGATCGGGTTTTTAGGCCTCGTCCCCCATGTGGGCCTTCTCTCCCGCTGGTTCGTACGCCGGTTCAGCTCGGCCATAGGCATCGCTTCGGCGGGCGTTGGGATCTCGATGCTGGCCTTTGGACCCCTCGTGCAGGTCATCATCGACCGATTCGGATGGCGGTGGGCCTTCGTGGCCCTGGCGTGTTTCGTGGGCGCCGTTGTGGCGCCCCTTGTGCTCTGGGTGCTGAAGGAAACGCCTGAAGAAGTAGGCCGAGGCCCCGACGGAGAGCCCCTGGGAGCCGAGAGGGAGGACTCGGACACCGACGATGCGGAGGAAGAATGGACGCTGGCGCGGGCCGCCACAACCGTCCCATTCTGGGCCCTGGTCGGCTGCTTCTTCTTCACACCCCTGGGGATTTTCCCCATCGTCGTCCACCACGTGGTCTATCTCGTCGATGCGGGGTTTTCGGCCCTATTTGCCGCCACCATTTTCGGCTTCCAGGGCCTGATGAGCGCTGTGGGTAAGATGACCATCGGCTACCTGGCCGACCGGCTCAGCCGCCCGGGCGCCATTCTGCTATCTTTTGGACTTTCGGCTGCGGGCATCCTGGTGCTGCTGACGGTGCGCGACCCGTCGGATGTCTGGCGAGTCTACCTCTTTGCCGCCGCCTTCGGCTTTGCCCTGGGGACGCGTGGCCCCCTCGTCTCGGCGGCCACGGCGGACCACTTCCGAGGCAAGCGCTTCGGCACAATCTACGGTTTCGTCCACTTCGGAAACGGCGTGGGGGGCGCCTTGGGACCACTTTTGGCCGGCTACCTCTTCGATGTTTCAGGCTCCTACGCGCCTGGCTTCCTCATCGCCTCCGCGTGCTTGGTCGTGGCCGCCGGGACGCTGCTGCTGGCCGTCCGCTGGCCCCGGGCGACCCTCCGGACGGCTTCCTGA
- a CDS encoding RluA family pseudouridine synthase, with protein sequence MASVGDEGRSVVLEAGAEAEGQRLDAYLASHPAVGLSRARLKRLIQDGAVTVGGQTVKPSRPMRTGETVSISMPALKPPSVEPEAIALEVFYEDGDLLVLNKPASMVVHPAGRVRSGTVVNALLHHCAGGLSGIGGVERPGIVHRLDKETSGLLIAAKTDRAHVSLTEQFAGRKVEKRYRAIVLGLVEANEGEIDKPIGRHPTDRKRMAVVEGGREALTTLRVIERFDAHTHLEVALRTGRTHQIRVHLASEGHPVLGDLIYGGRRGRQAGGEPFIGRQALHAWRLAFNHPVDGRRMAFEAPPPEDFEEALRRLSSSHDAGR encoded by the coding sequence ATAGCGTCGGTGGGTGACGAGGGCAGGTCGGTCGTGTTGGAAGCCGGAGCCGAGGCCGAGGGCCAGCGCCTAGACGCTTATCTGGCGAGCCACCCCGCCGTAGGGCTCTCACGGGCCCGCCTCAAGAGGCTCATCCAAGACGGGGCGGTTACCGTCGGCGGCCAGACCGTCAAGCCGAGCCGACCGATGCGAACCGGCGAAACCGTCTCTATATCCATGCCCGCGCTAAAGCCTCCCTCCGTGGAGCCAGAGGCCATCGCCCTCGAGGTCTTCTACGAGGACGGAGACCTCCTCGTCCTCAACAAGCCTGCCTCGATGGTGGTCCATCCCGCAGGGAGGGTGCGCTCCGGAACCGTCGTCAATGCCCTCCTCCACCACTGCGCCGGGGGTCTTTCGGGAATCGGCGGGGTCGAGCGGCCGGGCATCGTCCACCGCCTTGACAAGGAGACCTCGGGCCTGCTTATCGCCGCGAAAACCGACCGCGCCCACGTGAGCCTAACCGAGCAGTTCGCTGGAAGAAAAGTGGAGAAGCGCTACCGGGCGATTGTCCTCGGGTTGGTCGAGGCTAACGAGGGTGAGATCGATAAGCCCATCGGCCGCCACCCGACGGATCGCAAGCGGATGGCCGTCGTCGAAGGGGGCCGGGAGGCACTCACCACCTTACGTGTCATCGAGCGTTTCGACGCTCACACCCACCTGGAGGTCGCCCTGCGGACGGGCCGGACCCATCAGATTCGCGTCCATCTGGCATCCGAAGGCCACCCCGTCCTCGGTGACCTGATTTACGGGGGTCGGCGAGGACGGCAAGCCGGCGGGGAGCCCTTCATCGGGCGTCAGGCGCTCCACGCCTGGCGCCTTGCCTTCAACCATCCCGTCGACGGGCGCCGGATGGCCTTTGAGGCGCCCCCGCCGGAGGACTTCGAAGAGGCCCTCCGTCGCCTGAGTAGCTCTCATGACGCCGGCCGCTGA
- the lspA gene encoding signal peptidase II, giving the protein MPRAPLIRPLLIAALIAGLDQLVKAAVASRLDLFEVIVIVPGLANLTYIRNTGAAFGLLSGLDPAYTQPIFIGATALAVVALGYLYMTAPPGHAWTRWGVALVLGGAVGNLIDRLRLGEVIDFIDLYRGPYHWPAFNVADSAITIGVALILLESFVRRERVEGG; this is encoded by the coding sequence ATGCCCCGCGCCCCCCTAATCCGCCCGCTGCTCATCGCCGCCCTGATCGCGGGGCTCGATCAGCTCGTTAAGGCCGCCGTGGCGTCTCGTCTCGACCTGTTCGAGGTCATCGTCATCGTACCCGGCCTGGCGAACCTCACCTACATCCGAAACACGGGGGCCGCCTTCGGCCTATTGAGCGGGCTCGATCCGGCCTATACTCAACCCATCTTCATTGGGGCCACAGCCCTGGCCGTCGTGGCCCTCGGCTACCTCTACATGACCGCGCCTCCCGGCCACGCCTGGACCCGCTGGGGAGTCGCCTTAGTCCTGGGCGGGGCCGTCGGCAACCTCATCGACAGGCTCCGCCTCGGTGAGGTCATCGACTTCATCGACCTCTACCGGGGCCCCTACCACTGGCCCGCCTTCAACGTGGCCGACAGTGCCATCACTATCGGTGTCGCCCTCATTCTGCTTGAGAGCTTCGTTCGGAGGGAGCGGGTCGAAGGAGGATAG